One window from the genome of Bufo bufo chromosome 4, aBufBuf1.1, whole genome shotgun sequence encodes:
- the TNFAIP3 gene encoding tumor necrosis factor alpha-induced protein 3 isoform X2, with product MYMWGVQDTDLVLRKTLHNVLKTTDTRNFKFRWQLECVKSTVFQQTELRYDTRNWDDEWEHLVNMASTDTSVGNSGLQYNCLEEIHIFVLANILRRSIIVLADNMFRSLESGSSFSPLNVGGIYLPLHWPAQECYKYPIILGYDSQHFAPLVTMKDTGPEIRAVLLVFSENGRFEDMKVHFLTDHEEKSREKLLKEYLHVLEVPVHSWEYGTTHLVNAARLDENNLPKEINLVEDYFQLVQHEYKRWQETKGGKSRFEMVLPQLSLVEVKCETLNCPFFMSVSTQPYCHECFDKKQKSVDRTKAQIQKGEALHGKHENSEPSCQMTGQSLEDPALATAPSIFIFSETNAMKCKTGDCPFTLNVELSGLCERCHNARHTQLGSSTERARTSDIIRCNICFQDATRTFNGICSSCFKRTTELSHNSSIPPLLHQRSVSDPVNSTWSIVNLSGQEATSNETCTSATSSPSVEERTPNQKCRKAGCQYFGTLQNQGFCTLCFFEYKENRGVNSSRSNRTSQSNVSVAAFKNMTRCLGRECSTLGSTLFEGFCQKCFIEAQNQRYHEARSTEERIKRQTERSGQNRAGNHMKLCARDVCRNPVTSKNDELCEQCKNRGAHHSSGEDTPKLRCRAPGCDHYGNNKCNGYCNECYQFKQMYG from the exons atgtatatgtggGGTGTACAGGACACGGACTTGGTGCTCAGGAAGACGCTGCACAATGTTCTGAAGACAACAGATACGCGCAACTTTAAATTCCGCTGGCAGCTGGAGTGCGTAAAATCCACCGTGTTTCAACAGACGGAACTGCGATATGACACCCGG AACTGGGATGATGAATGGGAACATCTTGTCAATATGGCATCCACAGACACCTCAGTAGGCAACAGTGGTCTCCAGTACAATTGCCTTGAAGAGATACACATATTTGTGTTGGCCAACATCCTTCGGAGGTCAATTATTGTTCTTGCAG ATAACATGTTTCGAAGCTTGGAGTCTGGCTCCAGTTTTTCACCTCTTAATGTTGGTGGAATTTACCTACCTCTTCATTGGCCTGCACAGGAATGCTATAAATACCCCATTATCCTTGGCTACGACAGCCAGCACTTTGCACCTCTTGTCACTATGAAAGACACAGGACCAG AAATCCGAGCTGTTCTATTGGTGTTCAGTGAAAATGGCAGATTTGAAGATATGAAAGTGCACTTTTTAACAGACCATGAAGAGAAATCCAGGGAGAAGCTGCTTAAAGAGTATTTGCATGTGCTAGAGGTACCTGTGCATTCCTGGGAGTATGGTACCACTCACCTAGTAAATGCTGCCAG GCTTGATGAAAACAATTTACCCAAGGAAATTAATTTGGTGGAAGATTACTTTCAGTTGGTTCAGCATGAGTACAAGCGGTGGCAGGAGACCAAGGGTGGGAAAAGCCGATTTGAGATGGTCCTTCCTCAGCTGTCTCTTGTCGAAGTGAAATGTGAGACATTAAATTGTCCTTTCTTCATGTCTGTGAGCACACAACCCTACTGCCACGAGTGCTTcgacaagaaacagaagtccgttgACAGGACTAAAGCCCAAATACAGAAAGGTGAAGCTCTACATGGCAAACATGAAAATTCTGAACCATCATGTCAGATGACAGGACAGTCGCTGGAAGACCCTGCACTAGCTACAGCACCCAGCATTTTTATTTTCAGTGAAACAAATGCAATGAAATGTAAGACAGGCGACTGTCCATTTACACTGAATGTGGAGCTGAGTGGACTTTGTGAacgctgtcacaacgccaggcatACTCAGCTAGGCAGTAGTACTGAAAGAGCTAGGACCTCTGACATAATTAGGTGTAATATATGTTTCCAGGATGCCACTAGGACTTTTAATGGCATTTGCAGCTCTTGCTTTAAACGGACTACAGAACTCTCCCACAATTCAAGCATTCCCCCTTTGCTTCATCAGAGGTCCGTCTCTGACCCTGTCAATTCGACATGGAGTATTGTGAATCTATCAGGTCAAGAGGCCACAAGCAATGAGACTTGTACATCAGCCACTAGTTCACCGTCTGTAGAAGAGAGGACTCCTAACCAAAAATGTAGAAAAGCTGGCTGCCAGTATTTTGGTACACTACAAAATCAAGGATTTTGCACTTTATGCTTCTTTGAATATAAAGAAAACAGAG GAGTTAATTCCAGTCGATCTAACAGAACATCACAAAGCAATGTCAGCGTGGCTGCATTCAAGAACATGACCCGGTGCTTGGGCCGCGAGTGCAGCACATTAGGTAGTACGTTGTTTGAGGGGTTCTGCCAGAAATGCTTCATTGAAGCCCAGAACCAAAGATACCATGAAGCAAGAAGTACAGAAGAGCGGATAAAAAGACAAACAGAG AGATCTGGACAAAATCGGGCTGGTAATCACATGAAACTATGTGCCAGGGATGTCTGCAGAAACCCGGTGACAAGCAAAAATGATGAACTTTGTGAACAATGCAAGAATAGAGGTGCGCATCACTCATCTGGGGAAGATACACCTAAACTGCGCTGTAGGGCACCAGGATGTGATCACTATGGTAACAACAAGTGCAATGGTTATTGTAATGAATGCTACCAGTTCAAACAGATGTATGGATAG